The Salmo salar chromosome ssa06, Ssal_v3.1, whole genome shotgun sequence sequence ACGTGCATCTTTTTTGATAAGCAAAGATCTAAACGGCGTGGGCTCCCGAGGGGCGCAGTGGTGTAAatagacactgcatctcagtgcaagaggcgtcattacagtccctggttcgattcgaggctgtatcacatccgaccgtgattgggagtcccatagggcggcgcacaattggcccagcgtcgtttgcGCTGGTGTGCACACAGCGTTtagccggggtaggcagtcattgtaaataagagtttgttcttaactgacttggttagttaaataaaggttacattttaataAAACAATGTTATTGTAAAGGCACACAACTGAGAGAGAACACTATGGAACAAATGTCACGACCAACCATTCCCAAACCACCCACAAAAAAAGTACTCAAACGTTAGGACAGTGTAGCCTAGTAGGTATTGCACCTTGACACATGAGACAGGTCAGCAAATCAACAGCAACTTCAATCAAAAGATCTGATggacatttcaattcagtcataTTTCTCAATGACTCAGAGTCATTGTGGCGCTAAAGATATGCACGTCTCCGCAGTTTAGCTCGTGCAAGGAACAGGCGCTGGATTTGCCGGTTCCTTTTTCCTGGAATCGGTGTTGCTGAAGTATCAGATAGTTGCCCTGTCCTCAGCGTTTGTTTTGGTTGTCAGCTGAAAGAAAGATGTCTGCAACGGAGGACGACAGTGAGTTGCGGGGTCTTTTGATCCAAACCTTAGAAAACAATGGGGTGTTGAATAAACTAAAGGTACGTAGCTACATAACGTGTAAATCTATGTCGAAAGGACAGTTCAAAGATTGAGAATGTTGCTGTAACACAGCTAACGTTAAAATTTGGCAATAGCTACATAGCTAGCACATTGGTAACGTTATCTGGCTTCACAGCGGGCTAGCTAGCTTCTAACTTTGGATGACCAActgctagtcagctagctaactCATAAGTATACATATTTAGGTACTTAGTTACCTATCTAGTGTATAGCTAACTAGTTTATGCGGCCCACTTGCTTTGGCCAACACCCTCTTTTTGGTGTTGTGGTATTTTGCAGGCAGAAATGCGCGCTGCTGTCTTCCTGGCCATGGATGAACAAGCTAGAGTGGAGGTAAGATAGATAACTAGCTGACTTGGGAGGATATTCAAAAAATCCTGATAGCTTCGGGCTACTTATTGCTTCTCTTTAATAATGACTTTTAATTTTATGGATGTGTCTAAAGCATATGATTTATCCACTTCTGCATAACCTTTGCTTCACTCTCATTCACTTCACCCCACAGAATAAAACTCCACTTGTCAATGAAAACTTGAAGAAATGTCTTAATACACAGGATGGTAAGTCAGGGTTTTATTATCCACCATGATTGTCATAATCTGCTCATCCCATAATCAACATACCTTACAATTACTCATTTTTTTTCATGAGGCTAATCATATCTTTCCCTTTGTAGGATGCCTGGTGGCCAGCCTTATCATAGACTTCCTGCAGGTGTTCCACATAGACTTCACGCTTGCTGTCTTCCAGCCAGAGATCAACTCAGTGGGTGTTTTACTCCCAGTGGATGGGGCTGGCTGGACATTTAGACAAATATAATACTTGGAAATGTCAGTGCtgcattcactgtgtgtgtgtgttattttcagCTAAATGGCCTGGGCAGCCGTGAGCAGGTGTCCCGTGATCTGGGTATCACTGAGACCGATATGAATAGGACCACTCCTCTGCTGCTTGAGCTTGTCAAGAGAGGCAGACACAGGGAGAAGGCCTCCATCTTCTCAGCGGTAAAGACACACCAGTACACAGGGCTTACCATTTTACATACATTTATTCATTCACATACATTAGCGTATTCCTTTGCTGTCCAAAGAGACTCTGACATTAGCAGTTGTCAAAACCCGAAGCCTCGCTGATTTGATTGTGCTCTTAAATGGCTATCCTTCACCTCCTGTTAAGTGTTTTGTTTCATCTTAATGGAGTGTCCAGCTTGTGGTTATAATGGACTGCTTTCCTGCTCTGTACTCCCTCTGCTTTCGCTGCTCTGGCCTTCTGTTATCTGATGTAAGGGGGGTAAAGCCACATTTGTCTACCTTCTCACTCGCCCACTCACCAGGGTACATTTACATCTacctgtacagtaccagtcaaaagtttggacacctactcattcaagggtttttctttatttgtactattttctacattgtataataatagtgaaggcatcaaaactgtgaaataacacatgcaATCATATAATAACCAAAACAGTGGTAAACACAACTCTTTCTAAAATtaccgccgaaattgttgcaacccctattactagcctgttcaacctctttcgtatcgtctgggATCCCCAAagtttggaaagctgccgcggtcatccccctcttcaaaggtggagacactctagacccaaactgttagacctatatccatcctgccctgcctttctaaaatctttgtaagccaagttaacaaacagatcactgaccattttgaatcccacggtaccttctccactatgcaatctggtttctgagctggtcatgggtgcacctcagccacgctcaaggtcctaaacgatataacCGTCATCGatgaaagacagtactgtgcagccgtcttcatcgacctggccaagactttcgactctgtcaatcaccacattctcatcgacagactcaatagccttggattctcaaatgactacctcgcctggttcaccaactacttctcagatagagttcagtgtgtcaaatcggagggcctgtcgtccggacctctggcagtctctatgggggtgccacagggttcaattctcgggctgactcttttctctgtatacatcaatgatgtcgctcttgctgctggtgattctctgatccacctgtatgcagacgacaccattctgtatacttctggcccttctttggacactgtgctaacaaacctccagacgagcttcaatgccatacaacactccttccgtggcctccaactgcttttaaatgctagtaaaactaagtgcatgcttttcaactgattgttgcccgcacccgcccacccgactagcatcactgctctggatggttctgacttcgAATATATGGACAACTTCAAATACCtcagtgtctggttagactgtaaactctccttccagactcatattaagcatctccaatccaaaattaaatatagaatctgcttcctatttcgcaacaaagcctccttcactcatgctgccaaacataccctcgtaaaactgactatcctaccgatccttcaCTTCactcaacactctactcagcaaattggatgtagtctatcacagtgccatctgttttgtcaccaaagccccatatactacccaccactgcgacctgtatgctctcattggctggccctcactacatattcgtcgccaaacccactggctccaggtcatctatacgtttttgctaggtaaaaccccgccttatctcagctcactggtcaccatagcagcaccctcccgtagcacgtgctccagcacgtatatttcactggtcatccccaaagccaacacttcctttggccacctttccttccagttctctgctgccaatgactggaacgaattgcaaaaatcagtgaagctggagtcttatctccctctctaactttaaacatcagctgtcagagcagcttaccgagtccatattatgtcaagaacggctcaaataagcaaagagaatcgacagtccattactttaagacattaagatcagtcaatccggaaaatttcaacagcttcaaaagtttcttcaagtgcagtcgcaaaaaccatgaagcactatgatgaaactggctctcttgaggaccggaagacccagagttacctctgctgcataggataagttcattagagttacaagcctcagaaattgcagcccaaataaattcttcagagttcaagtaacagacacatctcaaaatcaactgttcataggagactgtgtgaatcaggccttcatggttgaattgctgcaaagaaaccactactaaaggacaccaataagaagagacttgcttgggccaagaaacacgagtaatggacattagaccggtggaaatctgtcctttggtctgatgagtccaaatttgagatttttggttccaaccgccgtgtctttgtgagacgcagagtaggtgggcggatgatctctgcatgtgtggttcccaccgtgaagcatggaggaggtggtgtgggggtgctttgctggtgacactgtcggtaatttatttagaattcaaggcacacttaaccagcatggctactacagcattctgcagcgatacaccatcccatctggtttggtcttattgggactatcatttgtttttcaacatgacaatgacccaaaacacacctccaggctgtgtaagggctatttgaccaagaaggagagtgatgcatcagatgacctggcccccacaatcacccgacctcaacccaattgagatgatttgggataagttggaccgcagagtaaaggaaaagcagccagcatgctcagcatatgtagtaactccttcaagatggttggaaaagcattcctcatgaagctggttgagataattccaagagtgtgcaaagctgtcatcaaggcaaagggtggctactatatgttatttcatagttttgaaaatgtagaaaatagtacaaataaaggaaaaacccttgaataagtaggtggccaaacttttgactggtactgtacatcaaacattttAGCGGTCCCCtcttgacagcagagagagaatttcctgcaattatacaGATTTTGCCATGGTGTTTAGAGAACACTTTGCCTTTTTAAAACAAGttttcacattttgccatggggtggagagaagatTTAGAAATGTTATAACTAATTTCATTCAATTTtgctcattttgccatggggctgagagaaatgtttgcagtttttaatatgatatctgagtgagagtgactaacaaaatcaatgggggaccccggtcggtaattcgaccatgattactagatagctggctagactcatttaccaatctaaaaaatgttagctaccctggctaattgagtgactgacataacaagagaaactgctgatgcacaaccaaatgtagaaattgtaTTTTACTATTCTAACTttaaacagtaagttgagacccagaCTGAGTTCTTATTTGAGCCACGGGCCTACAAAACGGGGGTGGCCCACGGGCCACCAGTTGCCCGTCACTGGCCTACAACATGAACGCACAGATGTAATCATAGACCTGAGCTGCCTGGAGAGGAAATAAACTTAGTATTTCTCATGGTTGTCATTGACTACCAAATGCAGATATGACTAACAAATGCTAATATTATCTGGATCATAAGAATGAATTGTGCTTGAAAGGTCGACAGATGATTGAGAGCAAATGGTTTTCCTGTTGATCATCGAGTTTCTGACATAACAAGTTTGTCCTACTTTCTTCCAGTCATGTTTCATACTCTGCTCAAATCATCAGAATGAGCTCACGTGGCTAGTCTGTGGGCCACAAAGGTGCACATGTAGTACTAGCATATAACACCACAAAGGACAGTTTGAATCAGGTTATGTAGATATGAATCTCATGCTCACAAGTTAGTTTGTTTTCCCCAAGAGGCTGCCTttttaaaaagcaacaaattccTTTGAAAACGACCTCTGTGGCATCGATATGTGTCAAAAATATattagtgtcaaaattgactgcaAAGTGGAAATTtgatcataaagtcagtctcatctaaaatggACATTGGACATACGTGAGTCGCAACgtgtaaatgaaggttgggttttgatttgacgatgtccatttgcccactaacatgggGGTGAACAGTTGCTGTGATTGCTCTCTAtccaatagcatagacagtgagacagacctgcccatCAGCCagactttatttacataagacaAGTCGCACATtcttttacttgagaaataccgCAACAAACACCTTAGATAAATGTGCAACTAAAACATTCTTGGCGAAAATGTACACAtttattacagatttcttgagttatcttagttATTCTTTGGCTTTTGAGGAAGTGAAATAGGTTACCATGTCTCATGAGGGACAAAACATCATTAACCAGTGGCGGAATTGTTTAGGAAACACTCCTCCAAGACTGAAATTAAATTTTTCTAACGAGTAATAGAAAACACATGCCAATCGGCGTGGTCAGTGGCTCTTTAAATGTAGAGCGATTGCTTTGTCTGATATTGTTCTGCCTTTTTGTCTTTGTAGGAACTATCCCCCAGGCAAATAGCAGATGCTCGGCAGAAGTTTGACAGTTATGACAAGGTGGTAATTTTAAGTCAAATATTGTTAAGCCATGTCTTAAAATTTAGGTGTGCTCAAATATGATCATACAGTCTCCATTGCCTGTCTTGTGGAGGTGTTTAAATGTCCAAGATTCTTCCAAGATCCTGGCTCTTATTGTGTTTCAACTATCTGCTTCACAGGACAGAACTGATGGGATATGCAAAGAGGATTTGGAAGCTCTGTTGGGAGATGTTTTTCCCAACTTCAACAAGTATGTTTGTGCAGACAAAACACTGAGTGCCACATTCTTGGACCAATATTAAACAAAAGAGCATGCATTTCCATTGAAAATGCTTTGTCATTCAGGAATAGACAtaatctgggtctgggaaaccTGCCCTGATTGCAAAGCTGGTACTACAATGCTACTTGTGGTCTGAATCCACAGTTCATCCAGTTTTccttaaaggtgcactatgcagaaatcgctacgccataattaactttttttttttctctccccaattttgtgatatctagttggtagttagtcttgtcccatcgctgcaactcccgtacatattgcagctttaacacaAGTCGTTGTCTGTGTGTCCAATAACAGGAACATGCTGGAGAGGTTCGTCACCGATGAGCTCCGAGCTGGAGACAAAGCCTCCAGTAAGTGTTCTGGAGGAAGTGACATATTGTTAATGAATGGTTGCTATAGTTACAGGTATGGCAACACAAAGCTGAGGGAAACATTTTTATCTGCTCTGATGCTTTGTCTCTATGTTTCTGTAGCTAGTGACTTCCAAGAGTTTCTGGGCTTGTACAAGCGCTTCTTCAGTCAGTGTCGAAGTGTGGTAAGACACCTTTACTATTCCTTTATAGATCAAATTGTAGATTGAACTTTGTATGAACCGTTCCTTTCTGTGAATCAACACATTGTCATAAGGGTCCTTCCCTTCCAGATCACCCATGACACCAGTGATGTCATTCACAATCCCAGTCGATATGTTGAGAAGATGAGCCCTTCACCGGCGAGTAAGGTATGTTGGCTCTATTCAAACTATAGTGCACTGCATGTTCTAGTGTTGTAGTTCTGTCTATAAAATAGTTTCTCATAGCATAACTATTTTCTTACTTTGTTAATTAATATTGCATTCCTTTAATACCTGTTTGTGAACAGCTTACTTGCGAATCAATTAATTTCTACTGAACTTGCCCTAACGTAACATGAACTCATAACAAGAGACCTAGCTCTGTATTTCCAGGATGTGAACATAGGGTCTAAATGACATGAACATTTAAGAGAATGTTGATTGTTAAAACAAAGCCTCTGATAAAAAGAAATGTACACTTGCTTTCAAAAGGATGAAGAGGTCAGTAGACTAAACTGTATTTTATTTTCCCTAAATGTAGCCTCCTTTTAGGGCCTACCCAGTACCCAACATGTTAGTGAGGCAGCAAATGTGGGAGGAAGCTGATAGCGGTGTTCTCATACACAGATCCCCAGGTTTAAAGGACATAAGAACAGTGCACAGGAGGAGAAGGCTGGCACCAAGGTAAACTGCAAGGTGGGGGAACAGGTTTGTGTTCATTagacaccaaatggaagaaaatgttCCGAAAGGGGGGAGGGACGAGCTGAACTCGTTTTTGTTTGGTTTgcactaatgaacacaaccctggtgtAGAATATGCTCATACCAACTTAACGAGGGGAAGTTCTCTTAACACTggctggaatgcgcttttaaccaatcagcattcaggattagacctacCTGTTGTATAATTGGTTTGGTGTCACCACTAGCACAGGGAAGATGGGACAGCGGTCTTCAGCGCAGCTTAACAACTCATCTGCTTCTTAACTGGGCTCTAACTACTGCGATACAGCCTCTATAATGTGCTTTCTCATCCAAATCATCTGATTCTAATGAATTATGAGTGTTGACAGTTTTGATTTGAAAATCTCTTGCCTGTGCTGTGTGCATGTGTTTTACTAATGGTTTACTAAGACTAACATAGCTAATGGGTTAGCTCTCAACTGTCTTAATGGTTGATATAGTAGGTAAGACTAACATAGCTAATGGGTTAGTTGTCAACATTTCCTCGCAAATATTTCAGTGCCACAACTAACTCTTCCTGTCGCTTCAAGTCTTCTTACCATTTGCAAATAAATGCGAGCTAACCCACTCAAATAAACAGAAGCAACTTTAAATGTGTGTTTTTCTATTTTTGTTGTCTTGTTCCTGTATGGTCCCACACAGGGCGAGAAGGTCAGCCACAGTGACACCAGTCTGAACTTCGTCTCTCTAAAGGGTAAAGGTCAGGGTCATTTGGTGTCGAGGCACAGTGAGACGTCCGGGAGCAACGGCAACGCCCCCGTGGCGAGCCAGAAGAAGCGTCTTGAGGTGGAGGAGGACGCAGACGAGGGCGACTCGTTCTTTGACGACCCTCTGCCTAAACCACAGAAAACCTATGGCTGGTGAGGATGAGTAATGCATTAGTGATAAATGTAaaacatgcatgtcattaatatTAGTATAAAAATGTATCGTGACAAATGTTGCAACCGTATATCTAAGAATCTTAAAATGCAGGGTTTTTAATCAACTCTGAGGGGTTAGGTCTATTTGGAAAAAGTGGTGCTGCAGGATATTTTTGTGACAAAGTATTGTAGCCAACCTGCTGTAATTTGTGTAGAGCAGTGCGGCTCTGCTCactgaatgttctctctctcctgtcatgcTGCGTATGGAAGTAGTAGTGTCCCCCTGACTAAGAGTAAGTCAGGGCCCAGTCTGTCTAACAAGAAAAACAGTCAGAAAGAGTAAGTATGTCTTCACTGTAAACTCAATGAGTTGGGCTCATTTACAGTGACTCGTAGTTGGAAATATAGGGCTGTGATCATTAGGTAGCACTGTAACAAAGAATTTTGCAACTTTCAGTCAGTTCTTCTATTTTGGTGCCTGATGAACACAACCCTGTTCTATCTATAGTAGGTCATctgaaatatacagttgaagtcgaaaatttacatacaccttagccaagtacatttaaactcagtttttcacaattcctgacattttaatcctagtaaaaattccctgttttaggtcagttaggatcaccactttattttaagaatgtgaaatgtcagaataatagtagagaattatttctttcatcacattcccagtgggtcagaagtttacatacactttattagtatttggtagcattgctttttattttgggtcaaatgttttgggtagccttccacaagcttcccacaataagttgggtgaattttggcccattgctcctgacagagctgttataactgtcaggtttgtaggcctccttgctcgcccacacttttttatttatttatttattgtcctcaagccattttgccagaactttggaagtgtgcttggggtcattgtccatttggaaaacccatttgtgaccaagctttaactttctgactgatgtcttgagatgttgcttcaatatatctacataatttccctcccctcatgatgccatctattttgtgaagtgcaccagtccctcctgcagcaaagcaaccccacaacatgatgctgccacacctgtgcttcacggttgggatggtgttcttctccttgcaagcctccccctttttcctccaaacataactttggtcattatggccaaacaggtctatttttgtttcatcagaccagaggacatttctccaaaaagtaggatctttgtccccatgtgcagttgcaaaccctagtctggcttttttatggtggttttggagcagtggctttttccttgctgagcggcctttcaggttatgtcaatataggactcgttttactgtggatatagatacttttgtacctgtttcctccagcatcttcacaaggtcctttgctgctgttctgggattgatttgcacttttcacaccaaggtacgttcatctctagcagacagaacgtgtctccttcctgaacggcatgatggctgcatggtcccatggtgtttatacttgcgtgctattgtttatacagatgaacgtggtaccttcaggtgtttggaaattgctcccaagaatgaaccagacttgtggaggtctacaatttttttctgatttcttggctgatttattttttatttcctcatgatgtcaagcaaagaagcacagagtttgaaggtaggccttgaaataaatccacaggtacccCAATCgactcagatgatgtcaattagcatatcagaagcttctaaagccatgacataattttctggaattttccaagctctttaaaggcacagtcaactttgtgtatgtaaacttctgacccactggaattgtgatacagtgaattataactgaaataatctgtctgtaaacaattgttggaaaaattacttgtcatgcacaaagtagatgtcctaaccgacttgccaaaactatagtttgataacaagttttaatgactccaacctaagtgtgttaacttcccacttcaactgtaaatctgtgttatgttagtgttcTGTACTCTTGTTGAAAGTACAAAGAAGGTGTTTGTTAAGATGACTAAAGACCCTCAGAAACATGAACCTGTGTGACCTTGGCCTAAGTTGTGGTCGATGGTTTGGTGTAATACACAGGAGCACTGTGCTGTCTGGATTTGCTCTGTTGCACCATGTCCTTGTTCTTCCACTGTagcttcctctttctcctcctgtctttctttctgtttatatgtgtgtgtcccTTCCCTTTGTCCCCAAGCAGCTTCGTCCACTCTCTGAGGGAGGAGAGCCTCTCAGGGCGCTCCTTTACTCCAATGAGGAGGGACGCTAGCCTCAATGAGTGAGTGTGCATGGTGTTGGTGTATCACTCCTCCCATTAGCTAAATTAGTTGTGCACCTCCGAGTGAGGTGTGAAAAATCACACAATTTGCCTCCTGCCTCAACTGTAATGAATGTTGTTTTGTAACGTTTGCTGTCAGCCTTGGAATCAATAGTCTGGACTTTAACATCCAATATGGACGTTATGGACTtttttgtgtgtatttctgtgtgttgtgtgagtgtcCTTCCTTCACTGCACTCCTgtctgtggtctgtctgtctcgctctctttctctctctctctgggctcagcCTGTCTGCTTTGGGCAGTGACACAGAGGGTGATGGGGACCAGCTCTTTTCTGACTATGATAATAAACTGAGCTGTTCGGAGAGAAGGGGAGCTGCAGGCTCAAggcatcctctctctctcgcgctctctctcgcgctctctctcgcgctctctctcgcgctctctctcgcgctctctctcgcgctctctctcgcgctctctctctctctcgcgctctctctctctctcgcgctctctctctctctctcgctctctctctctctcgctctctctctctcgctctctctctcgctctctctctctctcgctctctctctctctcgctctctctctctctctcgctctctctctctctctcgctctctctctctctctcgctctctctctctctctctctcgcgctctctctctctctctcgctctctctctctctcgctctctctctctctctctcgcgctctctctctctctctctcgctctctctctctcgctctctctctcgctctctctctcgctctctctctctcgctctctctcgctctctctctcgctctctctctctctctcgcgctctctctctctctcgctctctctctcgcctctctctcgcgctctctctcgctctctctctctcgctctctctctctctctctctctctctctctctctctctctcgcgctctctctctctctctcgcgctgacTATGATAATAAACTGAGCTGTTCGGAGAGAAGGGGAGCTGCAGGCTCAAGGCatcctctcgcgctctctctcgcgctctctcgcgctctctctctctcgcgttctctctctcgcgctctctctcgctctctctcgcgctctctcgcgcgctctctctctcccgcgctctctctcccgcgcgctctctctctcgctctctctcgctctctctctctctctcgcgctcgctctctctctctctcgcgctcgctctctctctcgcgcgcctctctctctcgcgctctctctctctctctcgcgctgacTATGATAATAAACTGAGCTGTTCGAGAGAAGAGGGAGCTGCAGGCTCAAGGCatcctctcgcgctctctctcgctctctcgcgctctctctcgcgctctctcgctctctctcgcgctctctctcgcgctctctctcgcgctctctctcgcgctctctctcgcgctctctctcgcgctctctctctcgcgctctctctcgcgctctctctctcgcgctctctctctgcgctctctctctcgctctctctctcgctctctctcgcgctctctctctcgcgcttctctctctcgcttctctctctctctcgctctctctcgctctctctctctcgctctctctctcggctctctctctcgcgctctctcgctctctctcgctctctcgctctctctctctctctcgcgctctctcgctcgctctctctctcgctctctctcgctctcgctctctctcgctctctctcgctctctctctctcgcgctctctctctctctctctcgctgactATGATAATAAACTGAGCTGTTCGGAGAGAAGGGGAGCTGCAGGCTCAAGgcatccctctcgctctctctcgcgctctctctcgctctctctcgcgctctctcgcgctctctctcgctctctcgcgctctctcttcgcgctctctctcgcgctctctctctcgctctctctcgctctctctctctcgctctctctctcgctctctctctcgctctctctcgctctctctctcgctctctcgctctctctctcgtgctctctcgctctctctctcgctgtctcgctctctctctctctctctctcgctctctctctctcgcgctctctctcgctctctctctcgctctctctctcgctctctctctcgcgctctctctctctctctctctctctcgctctcgcctctctctctctctcgcgctctctctctctcgctctctctcgcgctctctctcgctctctctcgctctctctctctctctcgcgctctctctcgctctctctctcgctctctctctcgctctctctctcgcgctctctctctctctctctctctcgctggctctctctctctctctcgctctctctctctcgcctctctctctcgcctctctctcgcgctctctctcgcgctctctcgcgctctctctctctctctctctcgctctctctcgctcgctctctcgcgctcgcgctctctctctctcgctcacactctctcgct is a genomic window containing:
- the LOC123743496 gene encoding centrosomal protein 43-like isoform X7, giving the protein MSATEDDSELRGLLIQTLENNGVLNKLKAEMRAAVFLAMDEQARVENKTPLVNENLKKCLNTQDGCLVASLIIDFLQVFHIDFTLAVFQPEINSLNGLGSREQVSRDLGITETDMNRTTPLLLELVKRGRHREKASIFSAELSPRQIADARQKFDSYDKDRTDGICKEDLEALLGDVFPNFNKNMLERFVTDELRAGDKASTSDFQEFLGLYKRFFSQCRSVITHDTSDVIHNPSRYVEKMSPSPASKIPRFKGHKNSAQEEKAGTKGEKVSHSDTSLNFVSLKGKGQGHLVSRHSETSGSNGNAPVASQKKRLEVEEDADEGDSFFDDPLPKPQKTYGCSVPLTKSKSGPSLSNKKNSQKDFVHSLREESLSGRSFTPMRRDASLNERAAGLDREVGSSTLASLLDPATQWNAAGGWSHSGESHHRDLSGSRNDDDVDYDDDFNR
- the LOC123743496 gene encoding centrosomal protein 43-like isoform X5 — its product is MSATEDDSELRGLLIQTLENNGVLNKLKAEMRAAVFLAMDEQARVENKTPLVNENLKKCLNTQDGCLVASLIIDFLQVFHIDFTLAVFQPEINSLNGLGSREQVSRDLGITETDMNRTTPLLLELVKRGRHREKASIFSAELSPRQIADARQKFDSYDKDRTDGICKEDLEALLGDVFPNFNKNMLERFVTDELRAGDKASTSDFQEFLGLYKRFFSQCRSVITHDTSDVIHNPSRYVEKMSPSPASKIPRFKGHKNSAQEEKAGTKGEKVSHSDTSLNFVSLKGKGQGHLVSRHSETSGSNGNAPVASQKKRLEVEEDADEGDSFFDDPLPKPQKTYGCSVPLTKSKSGPSLSNKKNSQKERAAGLDREVGSSTLASLLDPATQWNAAGGWSHSGESHHRDLSGSRNDDDVDYDDDFNSHRSDISKSEVSIGEEIEEVSVKGPDNSNKFDEITQDLSVSQLSQTQGAD
- the LOC123743496 gene encoding centrosomal protein 43-like isoform X6, with translation MSATEDDSELRGLLIQTLENNGVLNKLKAEMRAAVFLAMDEQARVENKTPLVNENLKKCLNTQDGCLVASLIIDFLQVFHIDFTLAVFQPEINSLNGLGSREQVSRDLGITETDMNRTTPLLLELVKRGRHREKASIFSAELSPRQIADARQKFDSYDKDRTDGICKEDLEALLGDVFPNFNKNMLERFVTDELRAGDKASTSDFQEFLGLYKRFFSQCRSVITHDTSDVIHNPSRYVEKMSPSPASKIPRFKGHKNSAQEEKAGTKGEKVSHSDTSLNFVSLKGKGQGHLVSRHSETSGSNGNAPVASQKKRLEVEEDADEGDSFFDDPLPKPQKTYGWRAAGLDREVGSSTLASLLDPATQWNAAGGWSHSGESHHRDLSGSRNDDDVDYDDDFNSHRSDISKSEVSIGEEIEEVSVKGPDNSNKFDEITQDLSVSQLSQTQGAD
- the LOC123743496 gene encoding centrosomal protein 43-like isoform X4, translating into MSATEDDSELRGLLIQTLENNGVLNKLKAEMRAAVFLAMDEQARVENKTPLVNENLKKCLNTQDGCLVASLIIDFLQVFHIDFTLAVFQPEINSLNGLGSREQVSRDLGITETDMNRTTPLLLELVKRGRHREKASIFSAELSPRQIADARQKFDSYDKDRTDGICKEDLEALLGDVFPNFNKNMLERFVTDELRAGDKASTSDFQEFLGLYKRFFSQCRSVITHDTSDVIHNPSRYVEKMSPSPASKIPRFKGHKNSAQEEKAGTKGEKVSHSDTSLNFVSLKGKGQGHLVSRHSETSGSNGNAPVASQKKRLEVEEDADEGDSFFDDPLPKPQKTYGCFVHSLREESLSGRSFTPMRRDASLNERAAGLDREVGSSTLASLLDPATQWNAAGGWSHSGESHHRDLSGSRNDDDVDYDDDFNSHRSDISKSEVSIGEEIEEVSVKGPDNSNKFDEITQDLSVSQLSQTQGAD